In Diabrotica undecimpunctata isolate CICGRU chromosome 4, icDiaUnde3, whole genome shotgun sequence, a single genomic region encodes these proteins:
- the LOC140440261 gene encoding uncharacterized protein, with protein MITFSVSFLLSFPIVKKKKEKKNKAKPKEKPKEKPKEKSKSKLIKNGAKRPSESEIPNTEFDSTNILSAVHIQYELVPNRCKYDVDVLCWGPVAKIITNDGQMFLFTVINNDRFWVPIRMEHYLDKMSIKEIKKFQTKIIEFNIINNINNAPGLLKNENLFIPTSKVINEETKSFKSSSLFKLVKDDLDSESVQAKKSLESFMKNIILTCANYPKDETVSWLNNDVDSSIFYEAIQNVDSGKLKVNETIYSCSKDDEEPKKTNGKDTKNAKKTNAKEPKNATKEKKGETKYKDTITVKVPAEIFFTESYMATYRILAKNSFVDNVLVFVSAKNLLTRAQKLALNPLVVKIFKVHNLPAEKLKRRDFESVYARYYIPEVLQCRTVAKAVQETVVFNEAHMHFVDNIPKIRLVQQLEMSKLFVEIYGNKIIKQEDQQCSLFGKHSKDFEISEVGPIFYHIEEPATQATSVLLAVSTFDISSLACNIWDFREVAQCHEPYVNISRNIVYDEIRYIDIKTVNEINLKPEKKDKSLSEKTLLEFGTTVSVEVYLMAPQAPALVYHHAQNTFKRIFFILNEESFAKRIYNAVDTYNGSIQTANKKDILTGFLLDNGNNYFFYVEGLSIGFILSLWHMVEETCPVEGQTYGSDNKPISKGKVFFNTDNAFERRLYNHFLSVGIYIINLKFPLQHILSIPGIYCRNNIPKPCLQALVKLSSLFHARYYREVFQQNLLPLPQELVSLNLEWGVPLRWKENVFY; from the coding sequence ATGATAACTTTTAGTGTATCATTTCTTCTATCTTTCCCAATcgtaaagaaaaagaaagaaaagaaaaacaaagcCAAACCGAAAGAAAAACCTAAGGAAAAACCGAAGGAGAAAAGTAAAAGTAAGCTAATAAAAAATGGAGCTAAAAGACCGTCTGAGTCAGAAATACCAAATACAGAGTTCGATTCCACAAATATCCTATCAGCAGTCCATATACAGTACGAGCTGGTCCCTAACAGATGTAAGTACGATGTAGATGTGCTCTGTTGGGGACCTGTAGCGAAAATCATCACCAACGACGGTCAAATGTTTCTCTTCACTGTTATAAATAATGACAGATTCTGGGTGCCAATCCGTATGGAACATTACTTGGATAAAATGTCCATCAAGGAgattaaaaaatttcaaacaaaaataatcgaatttaatataattaataatataaacaatgCTCCAGGActgttaaaaaatgaaaatttgttCATACCAACGTCAAAAGTTATCAACGAAGAGACTAAATCTTTTAAATCAAGTTCTCTTTTTAAGCTAGTGAAAGACGATCTGGATTCGGAGTCAGTTCAAGCTAAAAAGTCTTTAGAATCGTTCATGAAAAACATTATTCTAACATGTGCTAATTATCCAAAAGATGAAACAGTATCTTGGCTGAACAACGACGTAGATTCCTCTATATTTTATGAAGCGATTCAAAATGTAGATTCTGGTAAACTAAAGGTGAATGAAACAATTTACTCCTGTTCAAAAGATGACGAAGAACCTAAAAAAACTAATGGTAAAGACACTAAAAACGCTAAGAAAACTAATGCTAAAGAGCCTAAAAACGCTACAAAAGAAAAGAAGGGAGAAACTAAATACAAGGACACAATAACCGTTAAGGTTCCAGCAGAAATTTTTTTCACGGAATCTTACATGGCGACATATCGTATATTAGCAAAAAACAGTTTCGTGGACAACGTTCTTGTGTTTGTTTCAGCTAAAAACCTCCTAACCCGAGCTCAAAAATTAGCTTTAAATCCTTTAGTTGTCAAAATATTTAAAGTACATAATTTACCAGCCGAAAAACTTAAAAGGCGTGATTTTGAAAGTGTTTATGCCCGTTATTACATCCCAGAGGTACTTCAGTGTAGAACTGTAGCAAAAGCTGTACAAGAAACTGTTGTCTTCAATGAAGCCCACATGCATTTCGTGGACAATATACCCAAGATAAGGCTTGTGCAACAACTTGAAATGAGTAAATTGTTTGTGGAAATTTACGgcaacaaaataataaaacaagaagATCAACAATGTAGTCTCTTTGGTAAACACTCAAAAGATTTTGAGATCAGCGAAGTGGGTCCAATATTTTATCACATCGAAGAACCAGCGACTCAAGCCACATCAGTTCTGTTAGCAGTAAGCACTTTTGATATAAGTTCCTTGGCGTGTAACATCTGGGATTTTCGAGAAGTCGCACAGTGCCACGAGCCATATGTAAACATATCTAGGAATATTGTCTACGACGAAATTAGATACATAGATATAAAGACTGTTAATGAAATTAACTTGAAGCCAGAGAAGAAAGACAAGAGTCTGTCAGAGAAGACATTATTGGAATTTGGTACGACTGTATCTGTTGAAGTTTATTTGATGGCTCCACAGGCGCCTGCGTTGGTCTACCACCATGCTCAGAACACTTTTAAGAGGATATTTTTTATACTGAACGAGGAATCTTTCGCTAAAAGAATTTATAACGCAGTAGATACGTACAACGGTTCAATACAAACAGCAAACAAGAAAGATATTTTAACCGGGTTTCTGTTGGATAACGGAAACAACTATTTTTTCTACGTAGAGGGATTGTCCATTGGTTTTATATTAAGCTTGTGGCATATGGTAGAAGAAACTTGTCCGGTGGAAGGACAAACATACGGATCTGATAATAAACCGATCTCCAAGGGAAAAGTGTTTTTTAATACCGACAACGCTTTTGAAAGGAGACTTTACAATCATTTTTTATCCGTGGGAATCTACATCATAAATCTAAAATTTCCACTTCAACATATTTTATCCATTCCAGGTATATATTGCAGGAATAACATTCCGAAACCTTGCCTGCAAGCTTTGGTGAAGTTATCTTCTTTATTTCATGCCAGGTATTATAGAGAAGTCTTTCAACAAAATCTGCTGCCATTGCCCCAAGAATTGGTCAGCTTGAATCTTGAGTGGGGGGTGCCGTTGCGGTGGAAAGAAAATGTTTTCTATTAA